The Clostridium botulinum BKT015925 genome includes the window TTAATCTTTCACTCATTTCTCCAAACAATGCCCCAAATTCTTTGGTTCTATGATGAAGGATTTCCTCTCCCATTTTCCTTAAAACCCTATCCGGTACATTAGTAGGACCTGGTGTCATTAACAATTTATTGATCATATATATACCCCCTTTTTCATTTAACTGTATATTCAAAATATTCTGTTTTTAAAATTTTATACATATACCCCTTTATATTGAAATTAATTGTAATAAAAAAAACTCCGTCCTTGAAATATCAAGGACGGAGATATATTCTTAAATATCTACGTGGTACCACCTTAGTTTACTGCATTATAGCAGCCTCATTATATAACGGATAACTCCGGCATAGGTTGTTACCCCTACACAGCTTCAGGTCGGATTCAATAACTTTCATTATGGATTCTCACCAACCATCCACTCTCTTAAAATGAAAATTTATTTACTACTACCCTTCATTGCTTTTGTATAATTATAATAAAGTCTTAATAAGAATTCAATAGATATTTTAATTTTTTTTATAAAAATATTCTAATAACGTTTTCATATTTAAAACATGTTGACATATATGCCAACATGTTTTAAACTCTATTATTTTGCCACTTTCCCTTTTTATAAAAAAGCAAAATAACTATCATTTCAAATATATCCGCCACTACAAATACACACCAAACCCCTATTATAGGTAATTTAATTACTCTTACTATTAAATATAAAAGAGGAATTTGTCCACACCATCTTGCAATAAAACTTGCGATAAAATATGGCAGATTATATCCTGAACCTGGGAAAACTGAACCTATTCCCATAGTAAGTCCCGTAGCAATTAATCCTAAACTTATTATTCTAAGCATCGAAGTTCCTATACTTATAACTTCATCATTACTTATAAATATTTTCATTATGAAATCTGGAAATACAAATATAATTATTGCTGAAACTGTCATTATAATAATTCCTAAAAAGCCCGCCTTTGTAGCTGCTTCTTTTGCTTTTTGTGTTTTATTAGCTCCAAGGCATTGTCCAACTATAGCACTAGCACCCATAGAAAGCCCTACTATAGGCATGTTAGTAAAGTTACACAATTTATTTCCTATACCTATTGCAGCTACTGAAGCAGTGCCATAAAAGGCTACAAACTTTAACACCATTATTCCCGCTAAATTTTTAGATAACATTTGAAATCCACTAGACATACCTATGGTTAATAGTTTCTTATCTATACTCCAATCCAATTTAAACAGCCTTTTAACTTTTAAATTTATATGTTTTTCTTGAGTTATAAATATAACTAGTGCTAATAAAAATGCAATAGTTGTAGATATTACAGTTGCCAATGCAGCTCCAAAAATACCCATATTAAATCCTGGTATATTTGTTCCTGGTATATGCTCAAACATAAATAATGGATCTAAAACCACATTAAATATAGCTGCAACAATCATAACAATCATAGGCTTTTTTGCATCACCAATACATCTAAAAGCAGTGTTTATAGTAAAAGATGAAAACATAATAGGTAGAAAGAATATTCTTATATAACCATATTCCAAAGCATTCTTCTTAACTATAGGATCATTTGTAAAAAATCCTATAAGGGGTTTTAAAAATATAAACATTAAAATCGCTGCAATTACTGCTACCAAGGCTTTAAAAATTAATGTCTGCTCT containing:
- a CDS encoding MATE family efflux transporter; its protein translation is MKGQNNKKLFEGSILKNLLRMSIPTMLGYLFQSAYDLVDLIWIGKISSSAVAAATIFTTIFWTVDILNEIIGTSSVSVISQSYGTGDNEKTTIAIEQTLIFKALVAVIAAILMFIFLKPLIGFFTNDPIVKKNALEYGYIRIFFLPIMFSSFTINTAFRCIGDAKKPMIVMIVAAIFNVVLDPLFMFEHIPGTNIPGFNMGIFGAALATVISTTIAFLLALVIFITQEKHINLKVKRLFKLDWSIDKKLLTIGMSSGFQMLSKNLAGIMVLKFVAFYGTASVAAIGIGNKLCNFTNMPIVGLSMGASAIVGQCLGANKTQKAKEAATKAGFLGIIIMTVSAIIIFVFPDFIMKIFISNDEVISIGTSMLRIISLGLIATGLTMGIGSVFPGSGYNLPYFIASFIARWCGQIPLLYLIVRVIKLPIIGVWCVFVVADIFEMIVILLFYKKGKWQNNRV